GGAAATGCTTCCAGTCAAGGTCCGATATGCTGACGCCGAACGGGAACGGATTGGTAAGAGTAGGTGTCCATACTTCTAGGAACATAGATTTAGATAGAACGTAAAACTCTGAAGACAACATGGTAGTGTATTATGGGAACCTTTGAAACAGAATATATCTTACATTAATTAGTATTTGGTTATCATGCCTTCGACTGCTTCTCCTTCACCTCCTTTTCTTAGCTTATAAGATCAAGTTTTACGAGTTTCTGAGTAGGAAAGATGCTCTCTTATTTTTTCTCATCTGTGTATTCTCGTTTCATCTGGACTTTAGGTTTTGCCACGGTACAACTTCCAGATAATCCTAAACTATATGTTAGATGCCTCAACAAACAAACTACAAAAATGGAAGTCCATGAGGTATGCAGGACTCCTTTTCGGCTTTAACTTTCAGTTAATCTGAATTCCTTTGTCACTGACAATTGACAGAACCATGTGCAGATTGTTTTTTTACCTCCGTTTGTAGTTGCATTTCTTACTTTGTTGTGAATAATTTCTCAAAGTGTCCTCTTCTCAGGTCTTCTCTAGGTATGGAGTCATTGAAGATATTTATATGGCACTTGACGACATGAAGATTTGTCGTGGTATGTCTGTTGCCCCTGCATATTTTGCACTCTAAATCACGCTTGTTTCAGAGATAGTCTGTTGCCCCTGCATATTTTGGTTCTTGACTCTGAATCACGCTTGTTTCAGAGATCCTAGTTTAAACTTCTCAGATTTTGTAGGAAACATGATGTGACAGCCTTAGATTGTTCTTTTCTAACCAATGCCTAAGAGTGATATTTTGAATAGCATGAACCTGATTTGATTATATAACTAACTTATTTGCTCTCTGTAGGGTATGCATTTGTTCAGTTTTCTTGTAGAGATATGGCACTAGCGGCAATCAAAGGTCTAAATGGAGTCTTTACCATGCGGGTAGTTCAGATAGTATTTTTTGTTGTATGTCAATGGCTTTGGCGTCCAATGTTCCATGCTTCATGcgtccaatgttttttttgtcttccttCAGGGTTCTGATCAGCCTCTGACTGTTAGATTTGCAGATCCTAAAAAACCAAGGTTTTACCTATTCCTTTTCTACATTATTTGTTTGAGTATTtgcatgattttgttttcaattccaAACTCATTCTCTTGGTTCTTACACTTTGATCTTACCCCATCACTTATACCTGGATTGTTTCGTGTCTTCAGGTCTACCTTCAATACTCCACCTGTAACGCAACACTACGACCCGAATTGGCACCCACAACCATATTCCCAATGGGAAAACAAGGAACCTGCAGCCCCTAGAGTCGTTCAGCATCATGATTTTGCTTCACAGCCAAATCACTTTCCGCACCAAAATACTCAAGCAGTATCCGAGGTTCAAAAACCACTGCATCGAGATATTCCacctcaaaattttgaaaagcaTCAGAAATCTGAGACTGCCAGCGCTAAGGTACTCCTTGATTAGGATCTGCTAATGGTATCTCTTGAAATCCGAAactaagagttttttttttttgtacggTTTAGGTTTCATAAAACTTGTATATACATCTGCTTGATCTTATATCGGTAACTACTTTTTTGTAGACTAGAAGTGATGGTCAGAAGATTTGTAGTCAATCAAATGCATTACCTGAAGATCAAAATACAGTGAGCTCTGAGNACCAAGGTTTTACCTATTCCTTTTCTACATTATTTGTTTGAGTATTtgcatgattttgttttcaattccaAACTCATTCTCTTGGTTCTTACACTTTGATCTTACCCCATCACTTATACCTGGATTGTTTCGTGTCTTCAGGTCTACCTTCAATACTCCACCTGTAACGCAACACTACGACCCGAATTGGCACCCACAACCATATTCCCAATGGGAAAACAAGGAACCTGCAGCCCCTAGAGTCGTTCAGCATCATGATTTTGCTTCACAGCCAAATCACTTTCCGCACCAAAATACTCAAGCAGTATCCGAGGTTCAAAAACAACTGCATCGAGATATTCCacctcaaaattttgaaaagcaTCAGAAATCTGAGACTGCCAGCGCTAAGGTACTCCTTGATTAGGATCTGCTAATGGTATCTCTTGAAATCCGAAactaagagttttttttttttgtacggTTTAGGTTTCATAAAACTTGTATATACATCTGCTTGATCTTATATCGGTAACTACTTTTTTGTAGACTAGAAGTGATGGTCAGAAGATTTGTAGTCAATCAAATGCATTACCTGAAGATCAAAATACAGTGAGCTCTGAGTGTGACTGGAGTGAACACACATGTCCAGATGGGAATAAATACTACTTCCATTGCGTCAGTTGCGAAAGCACGGTAAGTGTTTCCCTCTTTCAATATGTACTCCTCAGAAGCCAAATCTACTATTACTGAATATATGGATGAACACACACAGTGGGAGAAACCGGACGAATACTCCATGTTTGAGAGATGGTTTGAAGAGCAAACAAGGGATCAAGATAAAAAACTTGTATCTCCCCCGTTAAACAATGAGAGCCAAGAAGCAATGGAGCAAGTTCAGTCTGATGAAGTGTTGCAACAGAATACTAAACTCCAACAAGCATCCTTATCCATAGCGGTAAGAAGAGATAATTTCTGTAATTTGTCGTATTTGACACACTGCGAGTTCCGTTTTCTGATACAGTCTCTTATAAGAAGAGTCAAGTCCAATATTTTTCGGTGCTGTGTGTTTGCAGGATGAGGAGAGCAGTTTAGTATATTCAGTAACAACACTGGCTGTGGAAACTACTTGTTCATAAAAGGTCTCAGGTAATGAACAGATGAATCTTTTTTAGTGATGCAGTAGAGGTTGATTTGGTTCTTAAAGCTTTGTGTGATGATGCAGTGTTGTTTAGGGAGACTAAGAGATGAtgagcgagagagaaagaaggagatatatatatacatggtttaGTTAGAAACCAAAGATCTTGTGGTTTTAGAATGCAGACAGTAAAAAAGTTGGTTTCTGAACTCAAATGTTTCTTTAGAAACTTAAGaattggaaagaaaaataatcaaaaaaattgattctgtttggtatataaaaaaaaccttttttcacCTGATCCATGGTAGAATCCATTTCAGTTCAATtgtattatttacataaatccaaaaattgccgggaaatttttaaaatttcctttGTTAGTCACATTCTATAAATTGAGTTACTAGTAATGTGATTGGTATAATAACAATTGAAACTCCAAGTGCCTCTCTGTGAGCGAGAGAGTTATGTCGTGAGTCATCAAAATCAACTCCACACACTTACGTGGAATGATAtgatttgtttagatttttagaagttattcaaatttaataaataatcaaaaatgt
The sequence above is drawn from the Camelina sativa cultivar DH55 chromosome 4, Cs, whole genome shotgun sequence genome and encodes:
- the LOC104783320 gene encoding flowering time control protein FCA-like; its protein translation is MERRVANAYPGPAPPVPYYHNNYNNPHHHQIHPPPPPQHHHVTAVGFHQYPQNDNRDQPFRQPHFDNYSGQQQQNMIVDQNNNAPPPFPSSPCGGSLRKRRSQSATDTADGSIAKLYVAPVSKTATEYDIRQVFEKYGNVTEIILPKDKMTGDRAAYCFVKYKKSEEGNAAIAALAEQFTFPGEMLPVKVRYADAERERIGFATVQLPDNPKLYVRCLNKQTTKMEVHEVFSRYGVIEDIYMALDDMKICRGYAFVQFSCRDMALAAIKGLNGVFTMRGSDQPLTVRFADPKKPRSTFNTPPVTQHYDPNWHPQPYSQWENKEPAAPRVVQHHDFASQPNHFPHQNTQAVSEVQKPLHRDIPPQNFEKHQKSETASAKTRSDGQKICSQSNALPEDQNTVSSECDWSEHTCPDGNKYYFHCVSCESTWEKPDEYSMFERWFEEQTRDQDKKLVSPPLNNESQEAMEQVQSDEVLQQNTKLQQASLSIADEESSLVYSVTTLAVETTCS